Proteins from one Neodiprion fabricii isolate iyNeoFabr1 chromosome 5, iyNeoFabr1.1, whole genome shotgun sequence genomic window:
- the LOC124183061 gene encoding heparan sulfate glucosamine 3-O-sulfotransferase 1: MLSKKYSPRQDWSYQSPIDVLWMPRSAMRPAEADAADCILVVGISRPKMAAAFLSVALISLFLTFHVLYDSAVYSLHAASGVEGRTVQEMVSKVRVTPPLLFSNKVHFPRTSRHLPQAIIIGVRKCGTRALLEMLFLHPQIQKAAGEVHFFDRDDNYGKGLEWYRRKMPYSFKGQITIEKSPSYFVTPEVPERIRAMNASVKLLLIVREPVTRTISDYTQLRSHGSTASSATSSATSSSKTPPQQPSFGRSFEDLVLLPDGSINESYRPVAISLYHTHMHRWLEVFSRSQILVVNGDQLIEDPVPQLRRIEEFLGIEPRIGRQNFYFNHTKGFYCLRNETADKCLRESKGRRHPRVSPVVVTKLRRFFNEHNQRFYELVGEDLGWPEE, encoded by the exons ATGCTCAGCAAAAAGTATTCGCCTCGTCAAGACTGGTCCTACCAATCCCCCATAGATGTTTT ATGGATGCCGCGATCCGCCATGAGGCCGGCAGAGGCGGACGCGGCGGACTGCATCCTGGTCGTCGGCATATCGCGTCCGAAGATGGCGGCGGCGTTCCTCTCCGTGGCCCTGATATCCCTATTCCTGACGTTCCACGTCCTCTACGACAGCGCCGTCTACAGTCTGCACGCCGCTTCGGGTGTCGAGGGCAGGACGGTGCAGGAGATGGTCTCGAAGGTCCGAGTCACGCCGCCGCTACTATTCTCGAACAAGGTACACTTCCCAAGGACGAGCCGGCATCTACCACAGGCGATAATAATCGGCGTTAGAAAATGCGGCACCCGCGCCCTCCTCGAGATGCTGTTCCTACATCCCCAGATACAGAAGGCGGCCGGTGAGGTTCACTTCTTCGACCGCGACGACAATTACGGAAAGGGCCTCGAGTGGTACAGGAGGAAGATGCCGTACTCGTTCAAGGGGCAAATCACCATCGAGAAAAGTCCCAGCTACTTTGTCACACCCGAG GTACCGGAGAGAATCAGGGCTATGAACGCTAGCGTGAAACTATTGCTGATAGTCCGCGAGCCGGTGACGAGAACGATATCGGATTACACCCAGCTTCGAAGCCACGGTTCAACGGCGTCCTCGGCAACGTCTTCGGCGACGTCCTCGTCGAAGACGCCGCCTCAGCAACCCTCGTTCGGTCGTAGTTTCGAGGACCTCGTCCTGCTGCCCGACGGTTCGATAAACGAGTCGTACAGACCAGTGGCGATATCGCTTTACCACACGCACATGCACCGATGGTTGGAGGTCTTTTCGCGGAGTCAGATCCTCGTGGTTAACGGAGACCAACTGATCGAGGACCCGGTTCCCCAGCTGAGAAGGATCGAGGAATTCCTCGGGATAGAGCCGCGCATCGGCAGGCAGAACTTCTACTTCAATCACACGAAGGGCTTTTACTGTCTGAGAAACGAGACGGCCGACAAATGTCTACGCGAGAGCAAAGGTCGAAGACATCCGAGAGTCAGTCCTGTTGTCGTCACGAAGCTAAGACGGTTCTTCAACGAGCACAATCAGCGATTCTACGAACTCGTTGGCGAGGATCTAGGATGGCCCGAGGAGTAG